One window of the Trypanosoma brucei gambiense DAL972 chromosome 3, complete sequence genome contains the following:
- a CDS encoding aspartic peptidase, clan AD, family A22B,putative, translating to MPSPSETIQLSIALAYLMASAVTIVYMGSQRLLRETIKMKKRSGNQSEVMKTGDAMMMPLMGSVVLFSVYVVLRFVPREYFNSIVSFYLSIFGVFSLGSFVKTYTRPNVLTGCFCCVAGGLYYITGNWVVNNILATGIAVSAISSIHLGSFKSSFVLLLGLFFYDIFWVFGSDVMLMVASGVDGPIKMVFPRDIFGGCKSMSLLGLGDLIIPGFFIGQTLVFSSQYVKKGSLYFNVALTAYGLSLVNTMAVMVIFDHGQPALLFIVPWLLVSFSITAVIQGDYKAAWEYTSDAVTEPDNSSTDKVKSEEGDQRGTGDEMGLGDFLVKQMKGLFVWDGEEEEEEVCEGTKKND from the coding sequence ATGCCGAGTCCATCTGAAACAATACAGTTAAGTATAGCCCTTGCCTATCTTATGGCTAGTGCTGTGACGATTGTCTACATGGGCAGCCAGAGACTTCTTAGAGAGACAatcaaaatgaagaaacgaaGTGGCAACCAAAGTGAAGTAATGAAAACAGGGGATGCTATGATGATGCCTTTAATGGGGTCAGTCGTGTTGTTCAGCGTGTATGTTGTACTGAGATTTGTTCCTAGGGAGTATTTCAACTCCATAGTTTCATTCTACCTGAGTATCTTTGGTGTATTCTCTCTTGGCTCATTTGTTAAGACGTACACTCGTCCCAATGTTTTAACtggctgcttttgctgcgtGGCAGGAGGGTTATATTACATAACCGGGAATTGGGTGGTGAATAACATATTAGCCACAGGTATAGCTGTTTCGGCGATCAGTTCGATACATTTGGGTTCTTTTAAGAGctcttttgttcttctccTGGGCTTATTTTTCTATGATATATTTTGGGTGTTCGGATCTGATGTTATGCTCATGGTCGCAAGCGGTGTAGATGGACCAATCAAAATGGTTTTCCCAAGGGATATCTTCGGTGGTTGTAAGTCGATGAGCCTTTTGGGTCTTGGTGACCTTATCATTCCGGGGTTCTTTATCGGCCAGACACTGGTATTTTCCTCTCAGTATGTAAAGAAGGGCAGTCTTTACTTCAATGTTGCCCTCACTGCATATGGTTTGAGTTTAGTGAACACGATGGCGGTAATGGTGATATTTGATCACGGTCAGCCAgcgcttctttttattgttcCTTGGCTTCtagtttccttttccattacTGCCGTTATTCAAGGCGATTACAAGGCTGCATGGGAATATACATCCGATGCCGTGACGGAGCCGGACAACTCATCGACTGATAAGGTGAAGTCTGAAGAGGGGGATCAACGGGGCACAGGGGACGAGATGGGGCTGGGCGACTTTTTAGTGAAGCAAATGAAGGGACTTTTTGTCTGGGAcggcgaagaagaagaggaggaggtatgtgagggaacaaaaaagaatgacTAG
- a CDS encoding tRNA isopentenyltransferase, putative: MRSIYFVIGATGSGKSLAAVRVAKTLQLRCGCNNVVILNCDVMQFYAGLPIVTNKISSEEMDGIPHCFMSFLSPEGNKIRDPTLAFGGCDREAFSVQGCKSANDAYNIHSFVRDAVSYIESFLSTHSPAAVVVCGGTCYYVQSLLFDNLLTVEDTHVSGCRDTTGGCAEHTELNDGNSLWDQLKDIDPDIAARYHPNDIRRIRRLVDIYKRTNRIPSDVYNSREKPRLRFCPSTCFILWTHIELEKLRPKLNARIDVMVEKGIIEECRKFAQRHKEDVFTLPLGKAIGFKEIVSSFDISGSEVQLKGEREVSESLDLLKVNTNRYARQQCQWIKNRFLGRLRELFATVNLEENFVAVDASASPSDFLRQVEIAVLFFTKRTCDNVAGLFFPLKKDVSIPSPVRHEWCGVCNVFYTDGRGRISHLHSKRHRGALRHEALVKEQAEKYGRIIPSKRVKRS; the protein is encoded by the coding sequence ATGAGGTCTATTTACTTTGTCATAGGCGCGACCGGCAGTGGTAAGTCACTAGCAGCAGTTCGAGTTGCTAAGACCCTTCAGCTCAGGTGTGGCTGTAACAATGTGGTGATATTGAACTGTGACGTTATGCAGTTTTACGCCGGTCTTCCCATTGTGACGAACAAGATATCATCGGAGGAAATGGATGGGATTCCTCACTGCTTTATGAGTTTCCTTTCTCCCGAGGGCAATAAAATTCGCGACCCAACGTTGGCATTCGGAGGTTGTGACCGTGAAGCATTTTCTGTACAGGGTTGTAAGTCTGCAAATGATGCGTATAAtattcattcattcgttCGCGATGCTGTAAGTTATATCGAAAGCTTTTTGTCAACTCATTCTCCTGCAGCGGTGGTCGTTTGCGGTGGAACGTGCTATTACGTCCAGTCACTGCTTTTCGACAATCTTTTAACTGTAGAAGATACTCATGTGTCGGGGTGTCGGGACACAACTGGCGGGTGCGCGGAACACACCGAATTGAATGATGGGAATTCTCTTTGGGACCAACTGAAGGATATTGACCCGGACATTGCTGCTCGATACCATCCCAACGACATCAGACGGATTCGGCGCCTCGTCGACATATACAAAAGGACCAATAGGATACCATCCGATGTTTATAACTCCAGGGAGAAGCCGCGACTTCGATTTTGTCCCAGTACGTGCTTCATATTGTGGACACACATTGAACTTGAAAAGCTTAGGCCAAAACTCAACGCACGTATAGATGTGATGGTCGAAAAAGGGATCATTGAGGAATGCCGCAAATTTGCTCAGCGGCATAAAGAGGACGTTTTTACGCTACCCCTAGGGAAAGCCATAGGTTTTAAAGAAATTGTTTCGTCCTTTGACATATCAGGAAGTGAAGTTCAACTAAAGGGCGAACGCGAAGTTTCAGAGTCGCTGGATCTTCTGAAAGTGAACACCAACCGATACGCACGGCAGCAGTGCCAGTGGATAAAAAACCGCTTTCTTGGTCGTCTTCGCGAGCTGTTTGCTACTGTAAATCTGGAGGAAAACTTTGTTGCAGTTGACGCCTCTGCGAGTCCTTCCGATTTTCTTCGGCAAGTTGAAAttgccgttttgtttttcaccaAACGGACGTGCGACAATGTCGCTGGgttgttttttccattgAAAAAAGATGTGTCAATACCATCCCCGGTTCGGCACGAGTGGTGTGGCGTCTGCAACGTCTTTTATACCGATGGGAGGGGGAGAATCTCACATCTGCATTCGAAACGACACAGGGGTGCCCTAAGGCACGAGGCGTTGGTGAAGGAGCAAGCTGAGAAGTATGGTCGGATAATTCCTTCTAAGAGAGTTAAGCGGTCGTAA